TCCAAGGCTTTGAACCATTTAAAGCTCTGGGTGTTTTTGTACTAACGGTGATTCTGGCTTTGCTACTGCAAGGAGTTTATTACCTGACCCGCGTCAAGTTGGGTTCCTGGGTCAGTCCTGGGGGCTTTTTGCGGGGTGGGGCAGACCCTTTAATTACCGCTTTCTCCACGGCGTCTTCCACGGTGACGATGCCCATTACCTTTGAGGCGTTAATTGCCAAGGTGGGCCTGCGGGAATCGTCTGCCTCCATGGGTGCATTGGTCGGCAGTAACTTCAACAACGATGGCACCGCCCTCTACGAAGCCATGGCAGCGTTATTCATCGCCCAGGTTTTGGGGCTCAACCTCAGCCTGCCGCAACAGTTAGTCGTGATTTTGACCTCGATCGTTGCTTCCGTCGGGGCAGCGGGCATTCCGGAAGCCGGACTGGTCACCATGACGCTGGTGTTTAGCTCCGTTGGGTTACCCACGCAGTACATTGCCCTACTGATTACGGTGGATTGGTTCCTCGATCGTTGTCGTACGGCCATTAACGTGATGGGAGACATGACCGTCAGTTGCCTGCTGGATGGGTCAACCCCCCACCAACCGGAGACGGAACCCTTTCTGCTTGATCCCACAGTGGTAGATTAGCGACCACCTGCCGAACCGACCCCCGAAACCCGATAGAATATGGGGTCGGTATCCTAACGTCGGGAAAGGGACGGGGCAAGATGATGGAATGGCATTCGGTGAAAGACTACGAGGACATTCAATATTTCAAAGCCGATGGCATTGCCAAAATCGTGATTAATCGTCCCCACAAACGCAATGCCTTCCGTCCCAAAACCGTTGTTGAACTCTACGAGGCATTTGCCAATGCCCGTGAAGATAGCCGCATTGGGGTCGTTCTGTTCATGGGGGCAGGGCCTCACAGCGATGGCAAATATGCCTTCTGTGCCGGGGGCGACCAAAGTGTGCGGGGCGAAGGCGGCTACATCGACGAAGAGGGTGTGCCACGCTTGAATGTGCTGGATTTGCAGCGGTTGATTCGCTCCATGCCCAAGGTCGTGATTGCCTTGGTGGCAGGCTACGCGATCGGGGGGGGCCATGTGTTGCACATGCTCTGTGACCTGACGATCGCGGCGGATAATGCAATCTTTGGGCAAACGGGGCCGAAGGTCGGCAGTTTTGATGGCGGCTTTGGCGCAAGCTATATGGCACGGATCGTGGGGCAAAAGAAGGCGCGGGAAATTTGGTACCTCTGCCGCCAATACGACGCCCAACAGGCACTAGATATGGGTTTGGTCAATACGGTGGTGCCTGTGGAGCAGTTGGAAGCGGAAGGCATCCAGTGGGCCCAGGAAATTCTGGAAAAAAGCCCGATCGCGATCCGATGTTTGAAAGCTGCCATGAATGCTGATTGTGATGGGCAGGCAGGGCTGCAAGAATTGGCAGGTAACGCCACGATGTTGTATTACATGACCGACGAAGGGGCTGAAGGGAAGAAAGCTTTCTTAGAGAAACGCAAGCCCGATTTCCGGCAATATCCTTGGCTGCCCTAAGGAGAACGGAGCCAATGCCTAGGAAAATCAGAGAGTTAAAAAGTCTATTATTGAAGGCAGGATTTACGTACGAGTCTGGGAAAGGTAGTCACACTAAATGGTCTCATCCTCTGTTACCTGGAAAGCTAACACTGTCAGGCAAAGATGGGCAGGATGCGAAACGTTACCAAGAGCAAGACGTTGAGAGTGCGCTCAGACAAATCGCTCAAATCGAAGGGGAGAATTCATGAATACTCGTTACACCATTATTATTCAATGGTCAGATGAGGATCAATGCTACGTTGTGAGCCTACCGGAATGGGGTGACTACTGCCACACCCACGGGGACACCTACGAAGAAGCCCTACAAAATGCCTGTGAGGTTCTGGAATTGCTCACTGAATCAACCCTGGAAGAAGGCAAGCCTTTACCAAACCCACAGTTATTTGGGCAATTTTTACAATCAGAGTGTGTGGATAAACAGACAGCTTAATAACGGGTTAAACTTGATAGCTTTCTTGGAAAGGGTTGCTAGCAGGTTATTTGGGTGTCAAGGTTGAAGCATTTTTCGAGGCGTTTTGCTTAGCAATGCTATGAGATCGGTGTCTCCCGGCTAAGAGCAGTTTGAGAGAATTGGCAACTGATGTAGATGAGATCGAGGCTTTCATCGTTTTAAGATTCGGGTGGGATTTTAGTTTGTAATACTTTAATCAATGGCGGTATTTCTGACTGAATAACATCCCAGACAATATTAAGATTGACATCATCGTATTCATGCACGAGCCGGTTTCTCATGCCGTTGATCTCTTGCCAAGCAATATCAGGTAAGGTTTGTCGAGTCGCTTCTGAAACTCGTCGAGCAGCTTCGGCAATAACCAAGAGTCGGCGGATGACTGAATCTTGAAGCTGAATGTTGTTGATAAATTCCGCTTTTTTACACTGGCCAACATAAGTGACAACTAGTTTTGCGGATTGCAGCATGTCAAGCAGAAATTGCAGATCTCGTTGCATAAATCACCTGGGCTGAGGAAAGAATTTCGTGGCGGCGGAGATAATTCCGACTGGATTCAATGCCTTGACGGGTGACTAGATCCACAGCCCGATCGAAAAGAGTGGTAAGTTCTGCTTCCATCTGGTCGAGGGTGTTGAAGGTGGGATGCGCGTCTGGATGAAATTGCACCAGGATATCAATATCGCTGTCGGAACAAAAGTCTTCTCTCAGAACGGAACCAAAGAGAGCAAGCTCTGTCACCTGCCATTTTTGACAAAATTCAGCAATTTGCTCCCTAGGAAGCTCGATCGCGATTGTCATGATTGACTCCTTTTAGTTTTGCGATTGATTTCTTGGGTGATATCTGCTACTAGGTCATTTTGGTATAGAGTTGGAAGCGTTTTTAGAGGGGGCTTACTTTGCGATGCGATCGGGGGGAGAAAACGACCTATATATTAACAACAATTGTCCGAGGAAGGAGTGTGTCTATCTTGGTTTGAAGATAAGTGCACGGACAATTTGATTGTGTGTCTTAATACATCCCAGCAAATATTTTCTCTGCTAACTTAATAGGATGACTATTTAGCTTTTTCAGTTCATATGAAAGTCCAACCTGGCATGATTCAACGTCACCCTAATGAGGATATTATGGCTCGAGTTGAGCGGCGTTACAGTAAGAATGCTATTTGTTTACTTGTGATGAGTACTCTATTAGTGAGTCCTTTTCCAGCGTTAGGGCAATCTTCTCAAATATCAATTGACGATCGTGGCGTGCCTGTTCTGGCCCTTGAGTTAAAGGATATTCTCCCGAACGTGCGTCAGACGCGAAGAAAGCGGCGCACACCTAAGCCTTCCCAGCGGCCTACGAGGGATAGGGATACAAACGATTCGCAAATGCCAGACCAAGTTCCGCCTAGTCCTTTTCCCAGGAATTCTCCGACACCTCGTCAGCCGAAGCCGCCAGCCCCGATCAGTCCTCAGGAGCAACAATTTCTAGAGAGCCTTTCTCCGGATGAACGGCAGCTTTATACGGTGATCCAGAGAGCCAAAAAAGTTCTTCGGCAGCAGGCCGGTGCTAATTTGTTAGGGGGACTCATGGGCTTCTCACCCAAGCAGGTGACTCAAAGTCCACAAGACCTCGACCGAGAATTTCAAACGATTATTCGCGATAGTAGGAACTCAAGCAGTTCTGAAACTACGGTAAAGGATAGCAATCACCCGACGGGTGCAAAACCGGGTAATCGATTAATTCAGCGCCTATTGAATAGACGCAGCAATGAAACCCATGAGCAATGGCATACCAGGATTGATCCCCTAGTCTTTGCCACTCCACGGGATGAGTATGAAGCGTGGAAAGCAACTTTATCCTCGACTGATAAACAAGCCTATGATACCCTCGTTCAAAAACAGAGACAGAAGCAGAGCGAAGAAGCGGGCAGAATATTGCAGGATCAAATCAGACGCGATTTATCCTGTCGATGGGTGACTGATCCTCAGGGAGATGGCTTCGATAAAATTCAGGTTTGTGACGACTAGCCATTGGGCAGTTTGGCTCGGGGTGGGGTAGCAACTTATGAGGGCAATTTGCTACCGCCTTGCTAAGCAGTTTGAGGGTAGCGCTGTTCAAGATGCCTGTGTGCGAGGATTTCGATTAGGTGAGGTTGGTTGAACCACTTCTGCTAGAGGTGCTAGGCGGCGAGAGTTTCAGCTTTGTGGGCTTTGGCTTCGTCGGCTTTGGCTTGCTTGGTTGCGCTCTCTGGGGTTGAGCTTTGGCTGGATTCAGGCAGATACTTAAACGCTTCGGCATTTCCGCAATCCAGCCCCCGCCCCAGGCATCCATCGCACCACCATTACTGGCAGGTCGCAACGGTAAGTGGCCTCGCTGTGCCCGCAAATCCGCATTCAGAATTTGCCTATGCCAGCCAACCTTGCCTTCGAACCGCTGGGAATCCTTGTAGTTCTTGCCATACATCCGCATCCAAATGCCCGCCTGGACACTGAACCCAAAGCGATCGTTGCTGTAATAGCGCCACAATTTATCCACCGTCAGCAGATCCTGGCAGGGAAACAGCCGAATATCGCGAGCCACCAGATACCCTTGATCCAACTGATCCGCCGCTTGCAGCATTAGATTGGACGTCATTTCATTGGCCGCTTCCCATTGCCCCTGCCGCAGTAATTGTTGTAGCGGTTCATAGTCGATTAAGCGGCTGGACGGCAGGGTCTCTAGGGGCGTTTGGGGAATGGCTAGGGCGGGTTTCGGCAGCAAAGTTATGCCAGAGACGAGTCCGATCGCGCTGACCCCGATCGCAGCAAGGCCAATTCCACCGATCGTCGTGGAGCCTGTAACCGATCGCCCTCCAGGCAACAATCTAGCCAACGGCAGTTTGGGCAACAACTTAGAACAGCGCGTCAATCTCATAGCAGGTTCCCACGTAACGAGTTCCCCATCAAACCAATGGGTGCCCACCATGTTACCCAAGAAATTCTAGACGTTGCCCAAGAATTTCCAGATTCCCCCCATTCAATCTCAACTAAATCGCAACAAAACAGATCGCAACAAAAAAGGGCCAAGATTGGCCCCCAAGCATGAATTCCAAACTAGGAATCAGTTTACCGAAAACCTACGGCTGCTTGCCATACAAATGCCAGCAACAGGAAGAAAACGGGAATTACAGGCATGATATCTACAAGCGGATTGAAGATCGAGTAAGCTTCCGGCAGCTTCGCCAACAGCATTGCAGCTTCCATGAATCGATTGCCTCTCCAACACAGTATTAATAATTGACACGCATTTTAACATAAACCGCTCTGCAAGAGGGAGTCCGATCGCGGGGAGCATGGGCCTCCCACAGAACCGCCCTATACAAAGAAGAAGATTCCTGGGAAACCCGGTAGCCCCGGAATCGGGTCGATCGGGGGAAGTTCAGGCGGTGGCGTGGGCGTGGGGCTAGGATTTGGGGGCAATGTGGGGGGCTGGGAGGAAGCGGTGAGTACGATCGTATTCAGGTCGTAGGTGGCGCTGAAGGGGCCGGTGGGAGTTGTTAAATTTGTTGTAATAATGCCTTGATTAAAGTTAACAGTTCCTTGGCTTTGGGCTAAGAAGCTGGCTGTGTCCGTCACGAATTTTGGCAGATCCAGACTGGTTTTGATCGTCCCTAAGCTCCCTGTGACATCGATCGCCGCAATGCCATTGGTAAAGACGATCGTGCCTGTGCCTTGCAATGCATCCTTGACCTTATCCGCAACGATCGCCCCTGTCGCAAAGCTGGTCGTCAATTCGCCAAAGGGCGTGGGAATATCGAGGATAATGTTCCCTTTGGAGAAGGTAAAATCGCCGGAAAAGGCGGTCAGGGGAATATTCAAATTCCCTAGAAAGCCCCCGGTTTGCAACGTGACAACGCCTTGATCTAAATCGACTAGGCCACTGATTCCACCCAATGCAACGGGCACTTTGGCATCATCCCCAAAGTCGATCGTCAAGTCGAGATCCCCAAAGGGCGTTTGCAAATCCGTTACAAAAGCTCCGCGACCAAAGTCGATCGTCCCTGTCACGGGGCCTAAGAGCGTTGGCGTATTTACCTGCACCTTCCCATCGGCAAAGGGAGCCGTGCCTTCTAAGCTGTTGACCAAATTCACGATCGTAGAACTGATCAAATCGGCAAAATTCAGCGTTCCCTGGAGTTGACCGCCGCCATAGGTCAGATTAGTGGTGGCAACCCCCTGATCCAGGCTAATGGTTCCGTTGAGCGTCGTTAGTCCAGCGGCTAAGTCTCCAGCGAGCTTCACCAAGTCCAAGGGGGCGTTGAACAGTTCACCCGTAGGGCTCGTCAAGCTGCCAGTGACGATGCCATTTTCGCCAAGGGTGAGGGTTCCGCTCGCGGATTTTAAGGTGTTTAAAAAAGCCTGGGCATTGCCTGTCCCAAAAATGGGATCTAGAAATGAGCCCGTGGGTGGTGGTAAGGGGTCTTCGAGTCTTAAGCCGGCTGAGGGGGGTGTGAAAGGTGCAAAACCGCTGGGGGACAGCGTGGACAGTAGCATGGAATACCTCGATGTGGTAAACGACTACCCAGGGTAGATGACTAACCAGGGTCGGTAACTACAAAGCGTTGATCATTGCCAAGCAGTAGATAACTACAAAAAAGTAGATCGCTACAAAAACATAGACAACTACAGTAGATAGCTACGCCCTGTACCTTAACAACTGTTTATACTAATCGAGGTATGTCTTTAGATAGAGTTGCCGAACTGCAAAGATTGGTTTTCCTAAAGGCTTTCACGGAAAGCTATCGAAATCCTAATTCCTCCATGTCTTGGTGTCTCCATTGATTGATTTGCAATTACCCTAGGCGCAGCTTGCAGTTGAATTTAGCCTGTTTGGTTCTGAATTCAGACACAGCTGCTGGGTTGCTCCCTCAAACGAGGGAGGTTGTTTTCAGCATTGTCTAACCTGTGACTGGTGCAATCCATTCAGCAAATTCTGTTGTGAAGGTGCCCGCTAGGATCGATTGCCGAATGCGTTGGGTAAACCGGACTAACTCAGTGATGTTGTGAATTGAGAGTAAGGTGTAGGCTAGTAATTCCTGCGATCGCAACAAGTGACTGATATAAGCCCGACTAAAGTTTTGGCAGACATAGCAGGAGCAGGTCTCATCTAAGGGGCGGAAGTCTTCCCGGAATTTCGCGTTTTTCAAATTCCAGCGTTCGCCCCCCACTAAGGCAGAACCATGACGCGCCAGCCGGGTCGGAATCACACAGTCAAACACATCCACCCCCGCCGCGATCGCCCGTGCCATTTCACGGTAACTGCCGACGCCCATGAGGTAGCGCAATTTATTCTGCGGCAACAGGGGAGCCGTATGCTGTACCACTTGATCGATCACTTCCGGCGCTTCCCCCACGCTAACGCCCCCGATCGCGTATCCCGGCAAATTCAAGTCCACCAATTGCCGCGCCGCCTCCGCCCGCAGATCCAAAAATTCGCCCCCTTGGACAATGCCAAACAGCGCTTGATCTGCCTTGCGGCTGTGGGCTGCGACACAACGCTTCAGCCATTCGTAGGTGCGTTCCATGGCTTTTTCCACCGTATCCCGTCCCACTCCAGGGGGCGCACATTCATCAAAGGCCATGATCACATCTGCGCCGAGGGTGTTTTGAATGGCGATCGATTTCTCAGGCGTTAGGTGAATCAGCGATCCGTCACGGGGCGATCGAAAGGTCACGCCATCATCGTTAATCTGATTAATTTCACTGAGGCTGAACACCTGAAAACCCCCGGAATCCGTCAGCATGGGGCCAGACCACCCCATAAACTTATGCAATCCCCCTGCCATTTGCACAATGTCTTCACCGGGTTGTAAATGCAAATGGTAGGTGTTGGATAAAACCATTTGTGCACCTGTGTCCTGAAGCTGCGCAGGTGTGACGGTCTTTACATTGGCCAATGTTCCCACGGGCATAAACCGAGGTGTTTCTACCACGCCATGGGGGGTGTGGAAAACCCCTGCACGGGCGTTGGTGTAGGAGCAAGTGGCTTGGACTTCGAAGGTGAAGGACATAGGGTTAGCTAGCCAGAGAGGAATGAAAGAGATAGGAGAATAGATTATCCATCGCGATCGCGATGGATACAAGATTCAGAAAGGAGAATAGCAATACCGGATTCGGGTTTAGTTAGATAGCATAAACACTAGGTAGCAGGAAGGCACTGCACTAAAGAAATTTGATCATAGATTTCTTGATTTTCTTCTTGGGCTTGACGCAGGTCATACTGTGCTTGTAAGTTTAACCAGAACTGAGGGCTATTCCCAAAATAGCGGGATAACCGCCAAGCCGTATCTGCGGTAATGCTACGTTTCTCAGCCAAGATTTCGCTAATACGGGTTTGAGCAACTCCAATGTCTTTGCTGAGACGATAGGGCGTAATCTCTAAGGGTTCTAGAAATTCCGATTTCAAAATTTCACCAGGATGAATGTGGGGAAGACGATCGTTGTCCATAGAACTTTTGTTGACAGATGCTTTATCTTGGTCGTTTTCCTCGGTTTCCAGTCGTCTAAATTCGGTTAATTCAATCGGATTAACGAATGAGTTAACGGACATCGTAGCCAAAGAGATTGGGATTCGCTTCGGTCAGATTGATGTCGGCTAAACCGTATTCCGCCCAGCGTTGGGTGACTAACTCCGCTGTCGCTGGATCAGGTTGCAATGCCTCGCCCCAAGGCCGATCGGTTTCCGGATAAATTTTGGTGGTGGCGTCAATGCCCATTTTGCTGCCGAGGCCACTGCGCTCCGTGGCGAAATCCAAGGAGTCAAAGGGATTATCCGGCAGAATAAACACATCCCGCGCTGCATCTACTTTAGAGGTCACAGCCCAGACAACAGCCCGCGGATCACGAATATTAATGTCCTTATCCACCACAATGACAAATTTGGTGTAGCTGAATTGTGGGAGGGCACTCCAAAAGGCCAAGGCCGCCCGCCGTGCTTGACCGGGATAGGCTTTGTCGATCGCGATCACCGCAGCCTTATAGGACAACGCTTCCATCGGCAAAAAGAAATCCACAATTTCCGGAACCTGTTGTCGCAGAATGGGCGTATAAATGCGATTCAGGGCGATCGCCATCATGGCATCTTCCTTGGGGGGGCGACCGCTGAAGGTTGTTAGGTAAATGGGATTTTTGCGGTGGGTCATGCAGTGGAAATGCAGGAGGGGTGCATCTTCCTTAACGGGGCCGTAGTAACCCATGTGATCCCCCGCTGGGCCATCGATCGCCACTTCTCCGGGGGTAATTGTGCCTTCTAGGACAAATTCCGAATCCGCAGGCACTTCCAAATCCACCGTTTTACACTTGGCCAAGTGCACCCCAGAACCGCCGTAGAGTCCAGCAAACAGCCATTCCGATAAATCGATCGGCAAGGGTGTGGCCGCGGCCATAATGACGATCGGATCAACCCCGATGGCGATCGCCACTTCCAGCTTTTCGCCCCGTTCTGCGGCTTTGCGAAGGTGGCGTGTGGCTCCCCGGACGGACAGCCATTGCACGGTCATGGTGTTTTTAGATTGCAGTTGCAAGCGATAGACTCCGACGTTGGGAATCTTAGTTTCCGGGTCTTTGGTGATCATCAAGCCGAGCGTGACCACCTTACCCGCATCACCGGGATACACCTTCAGAAGCGGCAGTTTGGTAAGGTCAACTTCCTCGCCTTTTAGCACCACCTGCTGGCACGGGGGAAAGAGATCGCGATCGGGTTTAGCCTTGAGAACATCAAACAGAACCTTCCCCAGGTCGATCGCCTGTTGCAGTTTTTTGGGGGGACGGGGTTGGTACAGGATAGCGAGTTTTTTGCCCAGGTCTTCCAGTTCCGTCACCGATTCCATGTTCATTGCCCAGACGATGCGCTGCACCGTCCCCATCAGGTTAACGACCACGGGATGATCTGCGCCTTTGACGTTTTCAAACAGAAGGGCAGGCCCACCACACTGAAGCATTCGTTGGGCAATTTCGGCAATTTCCAAGTCTGGATCAACGGGGGCTGTGATGCGCCGTAGTTGACCGCGATCCTCCAATTGTTTGATAAATCCCCGCAAATCCCGTGGCATGGTTAAGCTTTGTAAAAGACCTTTCTGATCCTACACCGGGACTGCTTCGGTGGGGTGGGATTTCTGGGGTTTAGATGGGATTTTCGGGCTAGGGGAAGGGGCGGATCAAGAAGTCCCCTAGAGCATTCCGTTTTTGTCAATTCTGCGCGATCGCGTTTATCTACTGTCATTGAACAATGAATCTGTCAATCAAGATCATCAGTCATAATCCATAAACAATTTTCAGATGCGCAAACAGCACACCTGAAAATCACTCAATACTATTACAAGGTTGAATTTGACTAATCGCTGAATTTAGTTGCCAAGTCCGGGATTGCTTGGTTTTCGCAGTGGAGCGACTAGATTGAAATACCCAACTTTTTACTTGCCATCACGATCGGTATCCCCAGGCAAGGCCCTTTCCACCCGATCCCAGGCATCCCGTGCGGCATGTTGTGCCTTTTCCCACGCAAGGCGACCTTTGTTATGGCGTTCATAGTCTTCGCGCAGATGGGGTTCTGCTGCATCATAGGTCAACCCGCGTTTTGCATAGGTTGAATATCCCTCATACCCAGTGCGGTAGGCAGGATGGTAATCATCGTAGCCATAGTCTGCTTCAAAATAGGGACGAGTCGTATAGTTTGTGCTCCAGTACTCGTCTTCCAGGGTGGGATTCATCTGTTCAGCAACGCCTTTCCCGGCCAGCCCACCTGCAACCGCACCCACCACTGCACCCACCGCAGCCCCGATCGGCCCTGCAACGGTCGCCCCTACTGCGGTGGCAACGACCCCTGCACTAGCAGCCCCAACACCGGTGCCAATCGGATGGGCACCGGGTTGTCCCGTAATGGGATCTAGGTTGGCGTCTACATCATGATTGACTTTATTATCTGTACTCATTAGTAAGACCTCATTTCTACAAAAATGTGCTCCTTAAAATGCTCCTTACATCAAGGATTCAATAGCCTTTGAGCTGTCCCGCTTTGCGATTAAAAGGAGCTTGTGGTTTCCAGGGATGTTTCCAGGAATGTTTCCACAATAGCGGTCAATCATCCCCCGCCCCGTCTTCTAGAAGAGGGAAGCTCAAAATTAGCGATCTCTTCAAAAAGAAGGATTCTTGCAACAACTGATAACAACTTGCAACAACGCCAAGCAGCCAATCCATCAATTGATCTATCAATTGATCTATCAATTGATAGATCAATAAAAAAAATGATTTCCAGAAAATTCCTGATGGCTTAACTTCTGTTTTTACACTGCAATTGCTTTTTTGAGTCTTGAGTGTTCTAAAAACTAGATTCATTAATATTTTTCAGATGGATTATGGTATTGCTTTTGCGGTTGGATACAGCATTTTTTAGACGCCAGTGGATTGAATCAATCTCACGTAACTGTTGATTCGATCGAAAAATTTAGGGCACGATCTGGGTGAGCCATAAATTTTGCTCAAGTCATCCGGCTCAACTTGGATAACCTCAGTACTATGTAAGACACTTGGTTAAAATGAATACTCAATTTCTATAATTGAGTGAAATTACTGAGATGCCCCTTGGCGATTATGCAACTCAATGGCATAATTCAATCCCTGTGATAGCTCCCTGTTGACCCCTAACTTCCCTTGTTTTCGTCCAAGCCTGTGGCAGTGAAACGAACATTTCCTGATCACAGCCCCCTTTTGCAACGCATTTTTGGGCATCTTCCGGAGCTTCACCATGGTTAGTCCGCTGTTTAGGTCTTTGCCTCGTTGGTTGGCATGGTTCCCCCCTTCTAGTCCGCTTCACCGGCCTGGAGCGATCGTCCTGAGCAGCTTGGTCAGTGGCGGGCTGGTGGGTAGCAGTTTAATCCATGCCGTACCCAGTTGGGGGCAGACGGTTTCCCCTGGCACTCCCCCCCTCGATCGCGCCCTCCCCCGAGGGGATAGCATTGTTCCCCGGGACGCCCAACCTCCCTCCAGCCAGCCCTTACCCGAAACAACACCGATTCAGCCTTTACCCCCCCCATCGGAGTTGTTGCCGCCGCTGCCTGCCTCGGGCGAGACCTTTCCCAGTGGGCCAAGAACGATCGTGGTGAAGCAATTCAAAGTCACTGGGAGTACAGTGTTTTCCCAATCAGAGTTCGATCGCGTAGTGGCGGAATTTGTCGATCGACCGATTACCTTGACGGAATTGTTCCAAGCGCGATCGGCCATTACCAACTTTTATATTCAAAAGGGATATATCACCTCCGGGGCCTACATTCCGCCGCAAACCTTTAACGACGGGGTGGTGGAAATTCGGGTGTTGGAAGGGAGCCTACAAGCCATTAACGTCACCGGAACCCAGCGGCTCAATCGTGGCTATGTGCGATCGCGCATTGGCATTGCAACCCAACGCCCCTTGCAGCGGGAACGCTTGCTAGATGCCCTACGGTTACTGCAACTCGATCCTCGGATTCAAAATTTGTCTGCGGAATTATCAGCGGGCGATCGTCCCGGACAAAGCATATTGGATCTGCGAGTGGTGGAGGCCAAGACCTTTGATGCCAGTCTGACCTTAGACAATGGCCGATCGCCCAGTGTGGGCACTGAACAACGCAAAATCCAACTGCGCGAAGCCAATCTTTTGGGCTTGGGGGATAGTCTGAGTCTGTCCTATACCAATACGACGGGTAGTAACAGCTTTGATGTGGGCTATACCCTACCTGTCAGTCCCCACAATACGACGCTGAGTCTCAGTTATGGTGGATCTTCCAGTCGTGTGATTGAGCAACCGTTTAATATTTTGGAGATTGAATCCAAATCTCGCTATTACGAACTCACTCTACGCCATCCATTTCTGCAAACGCCCACCCAAGAATTCGCGATCGGGGTGACGGGCAGTTGGCGGCAAAGTCAGGCCACCTTTTTGGAGGATTTACCCTTTCCGGCAAGCGGAGCCGATGAAAACGGGAAGACGCGGGTAACGGCAGTACGATTTTTTCAAGAATGGACGCAGCGCAACAGTCGTCAGGTGTTTGCACTGCGATCGCAGTTCAGTTTGGGCTTCAATGCCTTTGGCTCAACGATTAATGCAGATGCACCCGATAGTCGCTTTTTTACTTGGCGGGGACAGGCGCAGTGGGTCAGGCTGTTGGGGCCGGATACGCTATTGCTGTTGCGGGGAGATGTGCAACTGGCCGATCGGCCATTGCTGGGATTGGAACAATTTGGCCTCGGTGGGCCGGAAACCGTACGGGGCTATCGGCAGGACTCGCTGTTGACCGATAGTGGCGTTTTGTTTTCGGCGGAGGTGCGGATTCCGATCGTCCGATTTGGGCGACAGCAGAATTTGTTGCAACTGACGCCGTTTGTGGATTTCGGCAAGGCGTGGAATCTGGGGGAACAGGATGATCCGGCAACGAATACGCTGGCTTCTGTTGGGATTGGGTTGCGGTTACAACTCGCGAATGCATTGACGGCAAGGCTGGACTGGGGGATTCCGTTGGTGGAATTTTCAACG
The window above is part of the Alkalinema sp. FACHB-956 genome. Proteins encoded here:
- a CDS encoding UbiD family decarboxylase; amino-acid sequence: MPRDLRGFIKQLEDRGQLRRITAPVDPDLEIAEIAQRMLQCGGPALLFENVKGADHPVVVNLMGTVQRIVWAMNMESVTELEDLGKKLAILYQPRPPKKLQQAIDLGKVLFDVLKAKPDRDLFPPCQQVVLKGEEVDLTKLPLLKVYPGDAGKVVTLGLMITKDPETKIPNVGVYRLQLQSKNTMTVQWLSVRGATRHLRKAAERGEKLEVAIAIGVDPIVIMAAATPLPIDLSEWLFAGLYGGSGVHLAKCKTVDLEVPADSEFVLEGTITPGEVAIDGPAGDHMGYYGPVKEDAPLLHFHCMTHRKNPIYLTTFSGRPPKEDAMMAIALNRIYTPILRQQVPEIVDFFLPMEALSYKAAVIAIDKAYPGQARRAALAFWSALPQFSYTKFVIVVDKDINIRDPRAVVWAVTSKVDAARDVFILPDNPFDSLDFATERSGLGSKMGIDATTKIYPETDRPWGEALQPDPATAELVTQRWAEYGLADINLTEANPNLFGYDVR
- a CDS encoding ShlB/FhaC/HecB family hemolysin secretion/activation protein; this encodes MVSPLFRSLPRWLAWFPPSSPLHRPGAIVLSSLVSGGLVGSSLIHAVPSWGQTVSPGTPPLDRALPRGDSIVPRDAQPPSSQPLPETTPIQPLPPPSELLPPLPASGETFPSGPRTIVVKQFKVTGSTVFSQSEFDRVVAEFVDRPITLTELFQARSAITNFYIQKGYITSGAYIPPQTFNDGVVEIRVLEGSLQAINVTGTQRLNRGYVRSRIGIATQRPLQRERLLDALRLLQLDPRIQNLSAELSAGDRPGQSILDLRVVEAKTFDASLTLDNGRSPSVGTEQRKIQLREANLLGLGDSLSLSYTNTTGSNSFDVGYTLPVSPHNTTLSLSYGGSSSRVIEQPFNILEIESKSRYYELTLRHPFLQTPTQEFAIGVTGSWRQSQATFLEDLPFPASGADENGKTRVTAVRFFQEWTQRNSRQVFALRSQFSLGFNAFGSTINADAPDSRFFTWRGQAQWVRLLGPDTLLLLRGDVQLADRPLLGLEQFGLGGPETVRGYRQDSLLTDSGVLFSAEVRIPIVRFGRQQNLLQLTPFVDFGKAWNLGEQDDPATNTLASVGIGLRLQLANALTARLDWGIPLVEFSTDRQNLQERGIHFSIVASPLR